Proteins from one uncultured Anaeromusa sp. genomic window:
- a CDS encoding TetR/AcrR family transcriptional regulator, which translates to MRKRHVSEAAAEVRNKRQQILDAAGVVFARKGYHKATVDEIIALADTGKGTVYNYFVNKEQLFYTLIQERSAPFEEVAEAIVHSSEPPLQKIHTLIREFLAFFVVNADLWRVMMHEMRGLGAPELAAVPLQTIEKYNQWFCRNIGRLEAVISQGIEAGALRNCETRIVGCGIFSVIVMMVFQGFVKDNIDEMANSVNEIVLYGIVASS; encoded by the coding sequence ATGCGCAAGCGACACGTCTCAGAAGCAGCGGCAGAGGTCCGGAACAAAAGACAGCAGATTCTGGATGCGGCAGGCGTAGTGTTTGCACGGAAGGGCTATCATAAAGCAACAGTCGATGAAATCATTGCCTTAGCCGATACAGGCAAGGGGACTGTGTATAACTATTTTGTCAATAAGGAGCAGCTTTTTTATACCTTGATACAAGAGCGGAGCGCTCCTTTTGAAGAGGTTGCCGAAGCGATCGTTCATTCTTCAGAGCCGCCATTGCAAAAAATTCATACGTTGATTCGGGAATTTTTAGCTTTTTTTGTGGTGAATGCGGATTTGTGGCGCGTAATGATGCATGAAATGCGAGGCTTGGGAGCGCCGGAGTTGGCTGCGGTGCCGCTGCAGACTATAGAAAAATACAACCAATGGTTTTGTCGCAATATCGGCCGCCTGGAGGCTGTAATTTCACAAGGCATTGAAGCAGGGGCTTTGCGCAACTGTGAAACGCGTATTGTAGGCTGCGGTATTTTTAGCGTGATTGTGATGATGGTATTTCAAGGCTTTGTAAAAGATAATATTGACGAGATGGCGAATAGTGTTAATGAAATTGTTTTGTATGGTATTGTCGCTTCTTCGTAA
- a CDS encoding YerC/YecD family TrpR-related protein, with product MVNPKLKDVLTDHLCEAVLQLETVEECYQLFEDICTISELKALAQRLEVARMLRKKHTYDEIVERTGASTATISRVKRCLHYGADGYKLILERMEVKNEAEQGDEDIHEKE from the coding sequence ATGGTAAATCCGAAGTTGAAGGATGTTCTTACCGACCATTTGTGTGAAGCGGTATTGCAGTTGGAAACAGTGGAAGAATGTTATCAACTCTTTGAAGACATTTGTACAATTAGCGAGCTTAAGGCGCTGGCGCAGCGGTTGGAAGTAGCTCGGATGCTGCGCAAAAAGCATACGTATGACGAAATTGTAGAGCGTACTGGGGCCAGCACCGCTACAATCAGCCGTGTTAAGCGCTGTCTGCATTACGGCGCTGACGGTTATAAGCTGATTTTAGAACGCATGGAAGTAAAAAATGAGGCGGAGCAAGGAGACGAAGATATACATGAGAAAGAATGA
- a CDS encoding MetQ/NlpA family ABC transporter substrate-binding protein, which produces MSNRKLAILLLSVLVVMIGIGYAVAIMTSTVKPIKVGVIAGPHEDILKVVQNVAEKDGLQIQVVKFNDYVKINEALAGEKLDANIFQPEAYLTTVTKDRGFKLQAAAKTVLFPLGFYSKKISNLNDLPRGAIVALPQDPISLSRALLLLHKSGVIALRQDALATPTLEDIQTNPLGLVFKTAMANTLPRHMEDAHILGIPSGYAFSYGLAPNKALLMEPASSAYAHVIAVREGETDNRSLQLLIKAYHSPEVRNYIEEHFQGTILPAW; this is translated from the coding sequence ATGTCAAATCGCAAACTAGCCATCTTACTCTTGAGTGTTTTAGTAGTTATGATCGGCATCGGCTATGCCGTAGCCATCATGACCAGCACTGTCAAGCCGATCAAAGTAGGCGTTATTGCCGGACCTCACGAAGACATCTTGAAGGTCGTGCAAAATGTCGCTGAAAAAGACGGTCTGCAAATTCAAGTCGTAAAGTTCAACGATTACGTGAAAATTAACGAAGCCCTGGCCGGTGAAAAATTGGACGCTAATATTTTTCAACCGGAAGCCTATTTAACAACCGTCACTAAAGACCGCGGCTTCAAACTGCAAGCGGCAGCTAAAACCGTGCTTTTCCCTCTGGGTTTTTATTCAAAGAAAATTTCCAATCTCAATGATTTGCCCCGCGGCGCTATTGTCGCCCTGCCGCAAGATCCGATCAGCTTGAGCCGCGCTTTGCTTCTCCTTCATAAAAGCGGCGTCATCGCCTTGCGCCAAGATGCCCTGGCCACACCCACTCTAGAAGATATACAGACCAACCCCTTGGGACTGGTGTTTAAAACAGCCATGGCCAACACGCTGCCTAGGCATATGGAAGATGCCCATATATTGGGCATTCCCAGCGGCTACGCTTTTTCTTACGGCCTAGCCCCCAACAAGGCTCTCCTCATGGAACCGGCTTCTTCAGCCTATGCGCATGTCATCGCCGTAAGGGAAGGGGAAACTGATAACCGCTCACTGCAGCTGCTAATCAAAGCCTATCACTCTCCAGAAGTTCGCAACTACATTGAAGAGCATTTTCAGGGTACTATCCTGCCAGCCTGGTAA
- a CDS encoding MetQ/NlpA family ABC transporter substrate-binding protein, with the protein MKKRSLLLLVVLLSLALVIAGCGGNDAKPAAQNAKTVLKVGATPVPHAEILNVVKPLLAKEGIDLVIVEMNDYVRPNLAVADKELDANFFQHVPYLNKFISERNLQLAYTTKVHIEPMGIYSQKIKNLNDLSNGAQVGIPNDPTNGGRALSLLEKAGLLKLKEGAGVNATISDIVANPKNLKIRELEAPQLPRSLEDLAIAVINTNYALEAKLVPAKDALFIEQKDSPYANILTIRKGDENRPEIQKLTKALTSEEVKKFINEKYQGAIVPAF; encoded by the coding sequence ATGAAAAAAAGATCTCTGCTTCTCCTGGTAGTTCTTCTCTCTTTGGCCTTGGTTATTGCCGGCTGCGGCGGCAACGACGCCAAGCCGGCGGCGCAAAACGCCAAAACCGTTCTCAAAGTCGGCGCCACACCGGTGCCGCATGCGGAAATTCTTAACGTCGTCAAGCCGCTTCTGGCGAAAGAAGGAATCGACCTGGTTATCGTCGAAATGAACGATTATGTACGTCCAAATCTTGCGGTAGCGGATAAAGAATTGGATGCCAACTTCTTTCAGCATGTGCCTTACTTAAACAAGTTCATTTCCGAGCGCAACTTGCAGTTGGCTTATACTACCAAAGTTCACATTGAGCCTATGGGCATTTATTCCCAAAAAATTAAAAACCTTAATGACTTGTCTAACGGCGCTCAAGTTGGCATTCCCAACGATCCGACCAATGGCGGACGCGCCCTTTCTCTGCTGGAAAAAGCCGGCTTACTGAAACTTAAGGAAGGCGCCGGCGTAAACGCCACGATTTCCGATATTGTAGCCAACCCTAAAAACTTGAAAATTCGTGAGCTTGAAGCGCCTCAACTGCCTCGTTCTCTTGAGGATCTGGCCATTGCCGTTATCAATACGAACTATGCGCTAGAAGCCAAACTAGTTCCTGCTAAAGATGCTTTGTTCATTGAGCAAAAGGATTCTCCCTACGCTAATATCTTGACGATTCGCAAGGGAGACGAAAATCGTCCTGAAATTCAGAAGCTGACGAAAGCGCTGACCTCTGAAGAAGTGAAGAAATTCATCAACGAGAAATATCAAGGTGCAATCGTTCCAGCGTTTTAA
- a CDS encoding methionine ABC transporter ATP-binding protein gives MIQLENIEKTYPASGGSDAVHALRGISLTIEEGEIFGVIGKSGAGKSTLIRCINLLERPTAGTVIVNGQELTSFNEQRLREARKKIGMIFQHFNLLSSRTVFDNVAFPLELAGVSKKEIEQKVSRLLELVELSDKRDQYPAQLSGGQKQRVGIARALANQPTVLLCDEATSALDPQTTKAILELLKNINKQLGLTIVLITHEMQVIKEICDRVAVIENGVISEEGPVLDVFTQPQTDTTREFIRTIINHDLPEILADVAFSPTPLPEGNLVLRLSFLGQSAEEPVIATLIRQYQVTPNILYGNIDHIQSTPYGTLILELSGSQEDLDAALAYLKQRNLGIEVIGYVARHASLAG, from the coding sequence ATGATTCAGCTAGAAAACATTGAAAAAACCTATCCCGCTTCCGGCGGTTCCGACGCCGTTCACGCCTTGCGGGGCATCAGCCTCACCATTGAAGAGGGAGAGATTTTTGGAGTCATCGGCAAGAGCGGCGCTGGCAAGAGCACCCTCATTCGCTGCATCAATCTTCTGGAGCGGCCCACTGCCGGCACGGTCATCGTTAACGGTCAAGAACTGACTTCTTTTAATGAACAGCGGCTGCGGGAAGCGCGCAAAAAAATCGGCATGATTTTTCAACATTTTAATCTGCTTTCCTCCCGCACGGTATTTGATAACGTAGCCTTCCCTTTAGAACTGGCTGGAGTCAGCAAAAAAGAAATCGAACAAAAAGTCAGCCGCCTCTTGGAGCTGGTTGAGCTGTCCGATAAACGCGATCAATATCCGGCCCAGCTTTCAGGCGGACAAAAACAGCGCGTAGGCATCGCGCGGGCGCTGGCCAATCAGCCAACGGTACTGCTTTGCGATGAAGCCACCTCCGCCCTAGACCCGCAGACCACCAAGGCAATTTTGGAACTGCTAAAGAACATTAATAAGCAGCTCGGCCTGACCATTGTGCTTATCACGCATGAAATGCAGGTCATTAAAGAAATTTGCGATCGCGTCGCCGTCATTGAAAACGGCGTCATCAGCGAAGAAGGGCCGGTTCTGGATGTATTCACCCAGCCCCAAACCGATACGACCAGAGAATTCATCCGCACCATCATTAACCATGATCTGCCGGAAATTCTTGCTGACGTAGCTTTCTCCCCTACGCCGTTGCCGGAAGGCAATCTGGTACTGCGCCTGTCTTTCTTGGGACAGTCCGCTGAAGAGCCTGTCATTGCCACACTGATTCGCCAGTATCAGGTCACTCCCAACATTCTCTACGGCAACATCGACCACATCCAAAGCACGCCCTATGGTACGCTGATTTTAGAGCTTTCAGGCTCTCAAGAAGATCTGGACGCGGCGTTAGCTTATTTGAAACAACGCAATCTTGGAATTGAGGTGATCGGCTATGTCGCAAGACATGCTTCTCTTGCTGGTTAA
- a CDS encoding methionine ABC transporter permease yields the protein MSQDMLLLLVKSLGETTYMVAFSSFVAALFGIPLGVILVTTDKGHILENLALYRVLGAIVNACRSVPFIILMVAIIPITRMIAGTSIGTDAAVVPLSLAAIPFLARIVETAIKEVDYGLVEAAQAMGASPLAIITRVLLPESMPSIISGLTLMVISLVGYSAMAGAIGGGGLGDLAIRYGYQRFRGDVMLATVVVLVAQVQIIQSCGDLIAAKLNKK from the coding sequence ATGTCGCAAGACATGCTTCTCTTGCTGGTTAAGTCTTTGGGCGAAACCACTTATATGGTAGCTTTTTCTTCCTTTGTCGCCGCTCTTTTCGGTATTCCCTTGGGCGTCATCCTGGTTACAACCGACAAAGGACATATCCTGGAAAATTTAGCTCTCTATCGCGTTTTAGGCGCTATTGTTAACGCTTGCCGTTCGGTTCCTTTTATTATTTTGATGGTAGCCATCATCCCCATCACGCGCATGATCGCAGGAACCTCTATTGGCACTGACGCCGCAGTAGTTCCTTTAAGTTTAGCCGCTATTCCGTTCCTGGCGCGCATTGTAGAAACCGCCATTAAGGAAGTAGACTACGGCCTGGTGGAAGCCGCTCAGGCCATGGGCGCCTCGCCGCTAGCCATCATTACCCGGGTGCTTCTACCAGAGTCTATGCCGTCCATTATTTCCGGTTTAACCTTAATGGTTATCAGCCTTGTCGGCTATTCCGCCATGGCTGGCGCCATCGGCGGCGGCGGCCTGGGTGATTTAGCCATTCGCTACGGTTATCAGCGCTTTCGCGGCGACGTGATGTTGGCAACGGTTGTCGTCTTGGTCGCGCAGGTACAGATTATCCAGTCCTGCGGCGATCTGATTGCAGCCAAACTCAATAAAAAATAA
- the hisZ gene encoding ATP phosphoribosyltransferase regulatory subunit, whose translation MRKNEFVPKIPYGMRDFLPGEVGQKRQVEESLIRLFARWGYEEIITPTMEYMETLQAGSEGIEAHLYKFFDRHNRLLALRPDMTTPIARVAATRLKDQEAPLRLCYLANVFRYEEAQAGRQCEFYQAGVELLGEGGATADAEVVALAVESLLDAGLVSFQISLGQVDFINGLLAEAGLQGERSREIRQALTSRDLVGLEKLLADSGIPAGAQQLLRRIPLLHGKRELLEEARSLVNNDVSRRALDNLAQIYALLEHYGVAEHVVFDLGVFRNFSYYTGMVFEAYTPGLGFPVLGGGRYDQLAGAYGESCPATGFALGIERVLLARQRQKLEVCAAKSDVYISWEKNGLVQAIQRATSLRQEGLRVELAAQEENRMEAQHRCEGRCCGRLEYFTGD comes from the coding sequence ATGAGAAAGAATGAATTTGTACCTAAAATTCCCTATGGGATGCGTGATTTCCTGCCAGGCGAAGTGGGGCAGAAACGACAAGTGGAGGAAAGTCTCATTCGTTTGTTCGCCCGCTGGGGGTATGAGGAAATCATTACGCCTACGATGGAATATATGGAAACCTTGCAGGCGGGCAGTGAGGGAATTGAGGCGCATTTATACAAATTTTTCGATCGCCATAATCGTCTTTTAGCCTTGCGGCCGGACATGACTACTCCCATTGCCAGAGTGGCGGCTACTCGCCTGAAGGATCAAGAGGCGCCTTTGCGGCTTTGCTATTTAGCGAATGTATTTCGATATGAAGAGGCGCAGGCTGGACGGCAGTGCGAATTTTACCAGGCCGGAGTTGAACTTTTGGGTGAAGGCGGCGCTACGGCAGACGCCGAGGTAGTGGCCTTGGCGGTGGAAAGTCTTTTGGACGCGGGACTGGTTTCTTTTCAAATCAGCTTGGGACAAGTGGATTTTATCAACGGTCTTTTAGCGGAAGCCGGCTTGCAAGGGGAGCGGAGCCGTGAAATTCGTCAGGCCTTAACAAGCCGAGATTTGGTTGGCTTGGAAAAATTACTTGCAGACAGTGGTATTCCCGCAGGGGCGCAGCAGCTTTTGCGCCGCATTCCCTTGCTGCATGGCAAACGAGAATTGCTTGAAGAAGCTCGCAGTTTGGTGAATAATGACGTCAGCCGCCGGGCGCTCGACAACTTAGCCCAAATCTACGCATTGCTGGAGCATTATGGAGTAGCGGAGCATGTCGTCTTTGACTTAGGAGTCTTTCGGAATTTTTCCTATTATACCGGCATGGTCTTTGAAGCGTATACGCCGGGGCTGGGCTTTCCTGTGCTTGGCGGCGGGCGCTATGACCAGTTGGCGGGAGCGTATGGAGAATCCTGCCCGGCCACCGGTTTTGCCTTGGGGATTGAACGGGTTCTCTTGGCGCGGCAGCGCCAAAAGCTGGAAGTGTGCGCCGCGAAAAGCGATGTATATATTTCCTGGGAAAAGAACGGCTTGGTTCAAGCCATTCAGAGGGCGACGAGCTTGCGTCAGGAAGGGCTGCGAGTAGAGTTGGCGGCGCAGGAAGAAAATCGTATGGAGGCGCAACACCGTTGCGAGGGCCGTTGCTGCGGGCGCCTGGAATACTTTACAGGAGATTGA
- the purH gene encoding bifunctional phosphoribosylaminoimidazolecarboxamide formyltransferase/IMP cyclohydrolase: protein MKIRRALISVSDKSGVVEFAKELCQMGVEIVSTGGTMKTLRAAGLPVTYVSDVTGFPEIMDGRVKTLNPYVHGGILAIRDNEAHVAAMKEHGITGIDLVAVNLYPFRQTIAKEGVTLEEAVENIDIGGPAMIRAAAKNFAYVTVVVNPERYQTVVEELRQSGEVSDKTRMRLSQEAYSHTGEYDACIARYLAQRLDGEDTFPVTLHGVWEKAQDLRYGENPHQAAAFYKERGAKSGLAAAQQLHGKELSFNNLVDLEAAYAVAADFPQPAAAIIKHTNPCGTGMGETLADAYRKAHSADPVSAFGGIVGLNREVDAETAGELSTIFLEAVIAPSYTKEALDILSQKKNIRLLAAPLPKQGRKEWDIKKVSGGLLLQETDTQELVESELKVVSKRQPTEAEWKQLRFAWTVVKHVKSNAIVVAADDKTLGVGAGQMNRVGSAAIALVQAGEAAKGAVLSSDAFFPFRDTIDTAAKAGITAIIQPGGSVRDEESIQAADEHGIAMVFTGMRHFKH, encoded by the coding sequence ATGAAAATTCGGCGCGCGTTAATTAGCGTTTCTGATAAAAGCGGCGTAGTGGAGTTTGCTAAAGAACTTTGCCAAATGGGCGTGGAAATCGTCTCTACTGGCGGCACGATGAAGACGCTGCGGGCGGCGGGGCTGCCTGTGACCTATGTAAGCGATGTTACGGGCTTTCCTGAAATCATGGATGGCCGTGTGAAAACCTTGAACCCCTATGTGCATGGCGGCATTTTGGCGATTCGCGACAACGAAGCCCATGTAGCGGCGATGAAAGAGCATGGCATCACGGGTATTGATTTGGTGGCGGTGAACTTGTATCCCTTCCGCCAGACCATTGCCAAAGAAGGGGTAACCTTGGAGGAAGCCGTCGAGAACATCGATATCGGCGGACCGGCTATGATTCGTGCGGCGGCGAAAAATTTCGCCTATGTGACCGTGGTAGTCAATCCTGAGCGGTACCAGACGGTAGTGGAAGAGCTGCGCCAAAGCGGCGAAGTGTCGGATAAAACACGCATGCGTCTTTCGCAGGAAGCATACAGCCATACCGGCGAATACGACGCCTGCATTGCTCGCTATTTAGCGCAGCGTTTAGATGGCGAAGACACTTTCCCTGTTACTTTGCATGGTGTATGGGAAAAAGCCCAGGACTTGCGTTACGGCGAGAATCCACATCAAGCGGCCGCTTTCTACAAAGAAAGAGGCGCGAAAAGCGGCCTGGCAGCGGCGCAGCAGCTGCATGGCAAGGAATTGTCCTTTAACAATCTGGTGGATTTGGAAGCAGCCTATGCCGTGGCGGCTGATTTTCCGCAGCCAGCAGCGGCTATTATCAAGCATACCAATCCCTGCGGCACCGGCATGGGGGAAACTCTGGCCGATGCGTACCGCAAGGCGCATAGCGCCGATCCGGTATCTGCTTTCGGCGGTATTGTCGGTTTGAACCGGGAAGTGGATGCGGAAACGGCCGGTGAACTGAGCACTATCTTCTTAGAAGCGGTCATTGCCCCTTCCTATACCAAGGAAGCGCTGGATATTTTGTCTCAGAAGAAGAATATCCGTCTTTTGGCGGCTCCGCTGCCCAAGCAGGGGCGTAAAGAATGGGATATTAAAAAAGTTTCCGGCGGCCTGTTGCTGCAGGAAACAGATACGCAAGAACTCGTGGAAAGCGAGCTGAAAGTGGTTTCTAAGCGTCAGCCGACCGAAGCGGAATGGAAGCAGCTGCGTTTTGCCTGGACGGTGGTCAAGCATGTGAAGTCTAATGCCATTGTCGTAGCGGCGGATGATAAGACGCTGGGCGTTGGCGCCGGCCAGATGAATCGCGTTGGTTCAGCGGCCATTGCTTTGGTACAGGCTGGCGAAGCGGCTAAAGGAGCTGTTTTGTCTTCCGACGCCTTCTTCCCTTTCCGAGATACCATTGATACGGCGGCTAAAGCCGGCATTACCGCCATCATTCAGCCTGGCGGCTCTGTACGGGATGAAGAATCCATTCAGGCGGCCGACGAGCATGGCATTGCCATGGTCTTTACCGGCATGCGTCACTTCAAACATTAG
- the purD gene encoding phosphoribosylamine--glycine ligase yields the protein MRILVIGGGGREHALVWKLAQSKGVSAIFCAPGNPGMAPLAQCVNLGVEDHEALAAFAKENDIDLTVVGPEGPLVAGIVDFFAAKGLRAFGPSQAAARLEGSKQFAKEIMAKYGIPTADFAVFTDAEAAKEYVRKNGAPIVVKADGLAAGKGVVVAMSEAEAIAAIDDMLCQGRFGSAGNRVVLEEFMQGEEASLLAFADGETVVPMVAAQDHKRIFDGDQGPNTGGMGAYAPAPVATESILKQTLETVLQPMVKAMAAEGCPYKGVLYAGLMITEKGPRVVEFNARFGDPETQVVLPLLESDLVEIMLACIDGTLAKTEVKWKQSSTVCVVMAAGGYPESYRKGDVIRGLAEAAEAGTVVFHAGTGLSADGEIVTAGGRVLGVTASGDDIAGAVAAAYKGVACISFEGVQYRKDIAYRALARR from the coding sequence GTGCGTATTTTAGTCATTGGCGGCGGCGGCCGCGAGCATGCGCTGGTATGGAAGCTGGCGCAAAGCAAAGGTGTTTCCGCAATTTTTTGCGCTCCCGGCAATCCTGGGATGGCGCCTTTAGCGCAATGCGTGAATCTCGGCGTGGAGGATCACGAAGCATTGGCGGCTTTTGCCAAAGAGAACGACATTGATTTGACAGTGGTAGGGCCGGAAGGCCCGTTGGTTGCAGGAATAGTGGACTTTTTTGCCGCCAAAGGCTTGCGCGCTTTTGGACCTTCCCAGGCTGCGGCTCGTTTGGAAGGCTCTAAACAGTTTGCCAAGGAAATTATGGCGAAATACGGTATTCCGACAGCGGACTTTGCGGTTTTCACCGACGCGGAAGCCGCAAAAGAGTATGTGCGCAAAAATGGCGCACCGATCGTAGTCAAGGCGGACGGTCTTGCCGCCGGCAAGGGTGTGGTCGTAGCGATGAGTGAGGCAGAAGCAATTGCCGCCATTGACGATATGCTTTGCCAGGGGCGGTTTGGCAGCGCCGGTAACCGTGTGGTGCTGGAAGAGTTTATGCAGGGAGAAGAAGCTTCTTTGCTGGCTTTTGCCGATGGCGAAACGGTAGTGCCGATGGTAGCGGCTCAGGACCATAAACGCATTTTTGACGGTGATCAAGGGCCGAATACCGGCGGCATGGGCGCTTACGCTCCGGCGCCAGTGGCTACGGAGTCTATTTTAAAGCAGACTTTGGAAACTGTTTTGCAGCCTATGGTTAAAGCCATGGCAGCAGAAGGCTGTCCTTATAAAGGGGTGCTGTATGCGGGGCTGATGATCACTGAGAAAGGCCCTCGGGTAGTCGAATTTAATGCGCGTTTTGGCGATCCGGAGACGCAGGTGGTATTGCCTTTGCTGGAAAGCGATCTCGTAGAGATTATGCTGGCTTGCATAGACGGAACTTTGGCTAAGACCGAAGTGAAGTGGAAACAAAGCAGCACCGTATGCGTGGTTATGGCGGCCGGCGGCTATCCGGAAAGTTACCGCAAAGGAGACGTTATCCGGGGGTTAGCTGAGGCTGCAGAAGCGGGAACGGTCGTATTCCATGCTGGAACAGGGTTGTCGGCGGACGGCGAGATTGTTACCGCCGGCGGTCGGGTATTGGGCGTTACCGCAAGCGGCGATGATATTGCCGGAGCGGTAGCGGCAGCGTATAAGGGAGTCGCTTGTATTTCCTTTGAAGGCGTTCAGTATCGTAAGGATATTGCCTATCGGGCGTTGGCTCGCCGCTAG